Sequence from the Penaeus vannamei isolate JL-2024 chromosome 16, ASM4276789v1, whole genome shotgun sequence genome:
CTCCGTAgataggaggtgaaggaggaggaggtgggagagggagaggtgcaagaggaaagggagaggaggagaagacgggagacgtggagtagaaggaggaggaaggagaggtggaggagtaggaggagaagacgggagacgtggagtaggaggaggaggagggagaggtggaggaggaggagaaagagatgggagaggaagaggagacgggaggggtggggtaggagaaggaggaggaggagggggcggtagaggtagaggaggtagggggagggagaggtgggggagataggggaagaggaggaggaggagggggaggcgattggagaagtggaggaggaaggggaggaagaggaagaagtggtagaagagggagagaaggtgaacagagaaagaggagaatgaaaagataatgagagaaggaataggaggaagtttaagaagaagaagagggtgaaagcACAAAACAAGGaaccggaagaagaagaagagaaacgagaggaaacgaggaggaggaaaaggtggcgtaagaggaggaggactacgaggaagggggggggggtgagcggaagagagggaggagtatttttttattctctctctctctctctctctctcgtacgatTCACAGGTAAAAACTCTTTTGTCGTCGATTCAGCCACTTCCTTTTATGCAAATATATCTGAGATCTGGATCGTCGGCTGTTTTCTCAACTCGTTTTAAGTATGTTCGTTCTTTTGAGGAGAACCTTCCTTAATAGGTCAGATGACTGTGCGGGATGTAAATATTCTACTCATTTTATCTTGCTTCAGTTTTGTTGCAttcttctgtactttttttttctcgggttTTCTCTTCGGGTGACGTacttccttactttttttttttttttactttaccctttccttcgtcttctattccttattcctcttctctctctccctctccctctctctctctctctgtctctctctttctctttcactctttctctctctctctctctctcacactctttctctctctctctctctctttcactcttcctccctccctctctcctctctctctctctctatctctctctctctctctctctctctctctctctctctctctctctctctctctctctcacacacacacactcactcacacacacacacacacacacacacacacacacacacacacacacacacacacacacacacacacacactcactcactctctttctctctccctctctttctctgaataaataaatatatgtatatgtatccaggcacacaaatacacagacatgcacaatgacaataacattttTTCCGCCCGTGCAATTCCCACTTAGATTGATTGAGCAGTAACGACACATCCATGCATGTCATTTTGCGCCTTGACACGTAAGAGCATATCCATGGATGTCTCCGCGgatacacatgcgtacatacttacatgcgcgcacatacatgtatacatatatgcatacacacacgtacaaacaaaacagattgatacacacacacagagagacagacataggtaCACACGCACGCGAATGCAAGATATGTGCAAATCATTCTCGGTATTTATGGCTCGCTTCATCTGttgcctcttctcttttcttctcttgtctcctgctcttccctccttcgtgatGCAATGTCGTCGGAGGGGATGGTGCATCTTATCGCGTTCTTGCAATAGAAGAAGACCAGGTTGCATCGCTcggagagaaggcaagagggaaggagaggattttTTTGAAAACACAGGCACTTAGGTTGCaatgcggtgtgtgtgtttgagtatgtgtgtgtgtgtgtgtgtgtgtgtttgagtgtttgtgtgtgtgtgtgtgtttgagtgtttgtgtgtgtgtgtgtgtgtgtgtgtttgagtgtgtgtgtgtgtgagtgtgtgtgtgtgtgtgtgtgtgtgtgcgtgtgtgtgtttgagtgtgtgtgtgggtgtttgagtgtttgtgtatgtgtgtgtgtgtttgagtttttgagtgtgtgtgtgcgtgtgtgtttgagcgtgtgtgtgtgtgtgtgtgtgtgtgtgtgtgtgtgtgtgtgtgtgtgtgtgtgtgtgtgtgtgtgtgtgtgtgtgtttgagtgtgtgtgtgtgtgtgtgtgtgtgtgtttgagtgtgtgtgtgtgtgggtgtgtgtgtgtttgcgtgtgtgtgtgtgtgtgtttgagtgtgtgtgtgtgtgtttgagtgtttgtgtgtgtgtgtgtttgtgtgcttgcgtgcgtgtatgtgtgtgtgtttgagtgtttgtgtgtgtgtgtgtgtgtgtgtgtgtttgagtgtttgtgtgtgtgtgtgtttgtgtttgagtgtgtgtgtgtgtgtgtgtgtgtgtgtgtgtgtgtgtgtgtttgagtgtgtgtgtgtgtgtgtttgagtgtgtgtgtgtgtttgagtgtttgtgtgtgtgtgtgtttgtgtttgagtgtgtgtgtgtgtgtatgtgtttgagtgtttgtgtgtgtgtgtgtgtgtgtgtttgagtgtttgtgtgtgtgtgtgtttgtgtttgagtgtgtgtgtgtgtttgagtgtgtgtgtgtgtgtgtgtttgagtgattgtttgtgtgtgtgtgtgtatgtgtgtgtgtgtttttgagtgtttgagtgtgtgtgtgtgtatgtgtgtgtttttgagtgtttgagtgtgtgtgtgtgtgtgtgtgtgtgtgtgtgtgtttgtgtgagtgtgtgggtgagcttgagtgtttgtgtgtgtgtgtgtgtgtgtgtgagcttgagtgtttgtgtgtgtgtgtgtgtgtgtgagcttgagtgtttgtgtgtgtgtgtgtgtgtgtgggcttgagggtttgtgtgtgtgtgtgtgtgtgtgtgggcttgagtgtgtgtgtgtgtgtgttagtgtgtgtgttttagtgtgtgtgtgtgtgattgtttgtgtgtgtgtgtgtgtttgattgtttgtgtgtttgtgtgtgagtgagtgagggtgtgtgtgtgtgtgtgtttgtgtgtgtgtgtgtgtgtgtgtgtgtgtgtgtgtgtgtgtgtgtgtgtgtgtgtgtgtgtgtgtgtgtgtgtgtgtgtgtgtgtgtgtgtgtgtgtgtatgtatatgtatttatgtatgtgtatgtatgtgtgtgaatgtgtgtgtgtgtgtgtgtagacaagagaaagggagtgaaaacgTGGCTGAAAGTGgagtagataaatggacagataaagTGAAACGGGAAGAAAATATGCATACAAGGAGGACGagataaaagacagatagacagaaagataagatgaacggaaagaggaggagcatagatacaaatacacacacatacgcatatgtgtgtgtatgtgtgtgtgtgtgtgtgtgtatgtatgcacgtgtgcttgtgtgtgtgtgcttgtgtgtgtgtttatgtgtgtgtgtgtgtgtatgtgtgtgtgtttgtgtatgtgtgtgtgcatgtgtgtgtgtgtgtgtgtgtgtgtgtgtgtgtgtgtgtgtgtgtgtatgtatatatatatatatatatatatatatatatatatatatatatatagagagagagagagagagagagagagagagagagagagagagagagagagagagagagagagagatcattcatAAACTGCAATGTAACCATGTAGTTTTCAAGTTTTTGAAAATGGCCTGTTATTACTGCGGTTTGAAGACACCCTGGACGTGAGGGGATGAAGGGTCATCGGTTTCTCCTTTTTTGTGAAATTTGCCCTTTACATTTGATCGATGAGGGCAAGGTCACGAATTATCGTCTTCCCGGGTTTGAAatttctatacctatctatctatctatctccctctttctctctttctctttttttttctctctctccctctctctctctctctctctctttctctctctctctctctctctctctctctctctctctctctctctctctctctctctctctctctctctctctctctaactctctctaaatatattactgtatatacaGCTGACATGCTCCAGTGAATTTTGTAAGAAAGAACAAAACTTGCATCATAACCTGACTTCTCTCTTAAGTTGCCAAGCGCTGCAACTCCAGCAACTACAAGCAAGTTTTTTTCTTCACACCAATTCCGAGCAAGTTTTTTTCCCGCACTCTAGCTTcgggcgtctgtctgtctctatccctctctctcactctctctctttctatctctccctcgttctctctctctctctctctctttctatctctccctcgttctctctctctctctctttatctctccacgaccttctcccctctttccaatcctccccccctcattaccattccccctcccctctattctcccCATTGCGACTCTCTAAGCCTCATCCTCACCctacttcccccactctccccacctccccctctctctccccttacggactcatctcccctccccgtctttaCGCCTCACGCCCTTCCCCCAATCTacgcttccctcctcttccctctccttcccctacacttcccccctctctcgtctctttcccctaccctaccccctctccgcttaccttcccctacccttcccccatctcccctctccttccagcaccctcccccctctcccctctccttccagcacccttcccccctctcccctctccttccagcacccttcccccctctcccctctccttccagcacccttcccccttctcccctctccttccagcaccctcccccctctcccctctccttccagcacccttcccccctctcccctctccttccagcacccttcccccctctcccctctccttccagcacccttcccccctctcccctctccttccagcacccttcccccctctcccctctctttgcccTACCCTTCCCCTGTCATTTTGGGCGTCAAGGAGTTTAACTAATGGCCAAACGGACTCGACaccgcccacctccgcccacctggtgcttcccctttctctctccggcCGCTCGTTCCTGCCTTGTGGTCGGTTAATGGTTTATTATTACTCGTTTGTGCATTGCGggtgtttgttgttgctttttgtcgctcgtttgtttgtttggtgtctgatgtgattttttttcttctttttttgcatgtctgtttcattgttttgattctgtttctctttatttctgctttCCCTGtcgctgtatctctttctctctctctctctttccctctctatgttgtcttttcttctgattctccatttccctctacgCCTTGCTCCTATTTGTTTATCGGCTTTTTAACCATTTCTCTATAAGATTTATTATCGTTTTCCTCTAAGCTTTATTTTCGTCACTTCCAAAGTTCTCCCGCAAGGTGTCGTTCTTACACTACAGCTCACATGACTTCTTGGATCCGCAACTTGATCGTGGTGGAATCTCATGTTCTGTCGTGTGCGCGTCATGCAGTCTCGGTGTTTTGCGTGCATGCGGAGGAATGGTCATGCAATCAATAGCCAGGCTGTTGTGCGTGAGTGATTCCTCTTCGGCGTCCTTTGGTGAAGAGCATGACAGGCGCTGGAACCGTTTATTTCCTTCTTGTAGTTGCATGTGGGGCGTCatgcatatcatttttttttcttctttttttccttctttaatccttcattctctttcctttttctcgctttccttATCCAACTTGATCTTCGTTCTTCGGCTttgcatcttcctccttccttcttctctgtcatccaccccatttccccttctttcctctctctctgcctcagccTTGGGaattcattctctccccttctccttctcttttaccccttccttcttctccttttcccccttccctcttacctctttctccttctcctttctcccatccccctttcccctccctccttccccaccccatccaccccaatCCCTTTGTCATAACACGCGAGAtctgtgataatagtgataactcgAACATGTTCCTTGCGCGTTTGCTGCTGGCTATTGGCGTGTACTGGTTCTGGAGAGGGCGAAAGGTTGAGAACTTTACGTGTATCTTCTCTGCGGACTTTGCACGCGCGCTACAAGACATCGTTGCCTGGCTGTATTGCTGTAACATGCAAATAACActtttttatttagatatttcaTATATTGTGTATGTTAAGTGTTTATATCACCGTCTGTgccttgttatctatctatacttcCGTGCAttgatctgtctgtttgttcgtttacCTTTATACGTATATAATGTAAAGTATCTATCTACTGTATTTGTATCTCTTTTTATTATCGATAGATATCTACTTACTCTTCATCGAgttatatatttctatcaatttatctctttctgtgtttttcccTGTCACTTACGAAAACTAAAACGTCATTTTCTAATTCTTTGTTCATAAGGCTCAACTACATAGTTCGGCAGAGTAAGAAGCGAGGTATCGAATTTATGCGCGCAAATTTGTATCTTTGGCGCAGATAATGCTACGCTAAAccctgtacttttttttcttttctttcgtttttttagagTGATTACTGTGTTCACTCTCTGATTTAAAACTTGAGTCGAGATATCAAATTGGTGTGTACCGTTCATTTAGATATTAAGCTAGGTCACctaattggtttgtttgtttgaacgtTCCACATGGTTTAAAGATCATGGAACGATTGTTAAATCTATGATAAAACTAAGACCCAAATATTCGATTCTAATTCGTCTGAAAGTAAACCTTACAAAGACACAAAGCTCaaacaagaattaaaaaagagCATTAAAAGGAATATCATTCATGTCATCAAATCAAATAACAATTTAGAAAATGAAACCTCAAACAAAGGTGTGTAAAGGTTTAAAGATTAACTCCGAAACGTGTCCAAATACGTGCCTCAGTACCTTGCCTTTCTTGGATAGTCTGGAGGCCGCAGTATGTGGTGTGGTCCTTATAAGGCTATGCTATGCAATTTGCAACAAGCTGTTCTTAATTTCGAgcaatgttttttgtgtgtgatgattCCATTTGGTTTTACTTTTTGATTAATAAAGGAACTTTGTGTCTAAACCTGAGACGGATTGCTCGTCAGGTACTCATGAAATCTATCCCTTGACTTGACATCTTATCATAGAGGAAAACAATGTGAATCAAAACCACCGTTATTATACTTAATAaatcccatctctcttctcttctatttatcaTATTTCGAATTTTTCTCATCCTACACATGTTctaatcaagttttttttttttcttttgtctataaACAGATGTCTCGAGTTGCTCTTATGGTCGTTGCAATGTTGGTGGTCGGGTCGGCGGTGGCAAGAGAGAGCAACAAGGTGAGGTTTGATCGCTTTTCAATTAAGGTTGTTAGTGAGATATATATgacctgtctgtgtttgtttgtttgtttgtatgtttgtatgaatgcatgtgtgtgtttgtgtgtgtgtgtttgtgtgtgtgtgtgtgtgtgtgtgtgtgtgtgtgtgtgtgtgtgtgtgtgtgtgtgtgtgtgtttgtgtgtttgtgtgtgtttataatagattgatagacagatacatagagagagagagagagagagagagaaagagagaacgagagagagagagagagagagagaaagagagagaaagttatgaacaattatcctttattatatatataatcaaaataaacatTGTAATGCACGACTTGACCATAGACTCCGaccgagaaaaaatataaatacacattcttTACTCTCCTGACTTCAATAGACTCTTCAATTCCCTTTTTCTTTGGATTGAAAACTCTTACCTTCTGAACACAAGCAATTCACCTTTTCATCTTTGCTTATGGTATTCAGATCAATAGTAAATGTATTTTCTTCGTGTTTcctttggatttatttattttgttaatatataAGTAGACAGATCTACCTTTCCTTCTCAAGCTAGGAGATAAGACATGCATGATTCCACAGTTTTCAAGAGATTTATTTAATTTGATTTTGTCAAAGCAAGAACGTACCattagattatttttcttttattcatccaaAGCAAGACCATGCCATTAGATTGTTTTCTttgattcataaaaaaacatgTTTCTATAAATTGGTTATCATTTGCTTATCAGATGTTTATGACGCTTATTTCTATCACTCGATTATCAATTAATGCTCTTTTTGTATATCGAAACTTAAAGCTGTCTATTCGATTGTCACCTTGTTAATACTTGCTCGTTCCTTGTTTAGTCCTTGCTTgatccttcctccttactccctatCGCTTGATGAGCTGCCTATTtgcttatttttcccttcttttcgctTAATCTGCGTTTATCACTTGCTTATCACCGTTTTTCACCTATCCAGTCCCTGCTTGTCGCTTGTTTATCTGCCTGCTCGTTTCCCCTTCATCgcccttgacctctgacctttaaCCCCCGAccgttgacctctgacctttaaCCCCCGACCCTTGACCTTTGAAGGTGGACGACGCCCCGAAAGACACAGACGAGGACAATGTGGGGCGCTCGGGGGCCGGGTGCTGGTCGTGCAACGGCGGCGGCAACCAGGTGGACCCCGTCGACACCATCACGATCTCGAAACCTCTGCCGATAGGACTGGAGCACCTCgggggcggcggcgacggcggcctgGGAGGGCTCGGAGGCCTCGGCGGTTTGGGCGGCTTGGGCGGCATAGGTGGCCTCGGTGGACTCGGTGGATTGGGCGGTCTGGGCGGCCTGGTGGGCGGGTTGGCGCCCGGGTTCTTCCTCGCGCCCATTCTCGGCCTCAACATTGCGGCCGTCATCTTGCTGGCTC
This genomic interval carries:
- the LOC113822561 gene encoding uncharacterized protein, translated to MSRVALMVVAMLVVGSAVARESNKVDDAPKDTDEDNVGRSGAGCWSCNGGGNQVDPVDTITISKPLPIGLEHLGGGGDGGLGGLGGLGGLGGLGGIGGLGGLGGLGGLGGLVGGLAPGFFLAPILGLNIAAVILLALILKHIKKFEPYGDYEDSVTYYAATPTYVPAAPAPSTYQSYDSSGGYSSGGYSTGTSYKRADSARSLESPSALQFLTKMVSAAIEKYTHEDLEEEEEE